The Pasteurella multocida genome contains a region encoding:
- a CDS encoding carbonic anhydrase — protein sequence MKKSNLFVLTLGALALTACTSPLKKEETHTHWGYTGHESPEHWAELSPKFRICGEGKNQTPIDIKHTIDGKLAPIKLDYRPSNVEIVNNGHTIQVDFKEASNRMQLNGKTFTLKQFHFHVPSENVIRGKSFPMEAHFVHADNEGNLAVLGVLYVLSSENQRLAPIWQNFPQKAGEKYTLSTAFDPATLIPKKRDYYRFSGSLTTPPCSEGVNWLVLKHYDNISQSQVEAFATLMKGHNNRPVQPINARVIVE from the coding sequence ATGAAAAAATCAAACCTTTTTGTGCTTACGTTAGGTGCATTAGCATTGACAGCGTGTACAAGCCCCCTTAAGAAAGAAGAAACGCACACGCATTGGGGATACACCGGACACGAATCGCCAGAACATTGGGCTGAACTTTCACCCAAATTCCGTATTTGTGGCGAAGGTAAAAACCAAACACCAATAGATATCAAGCATACGATTGATGGTAAGTTAGCGCCGATTAAGCTGGATTATCGACCTTCCAATGTGGAGATTGTCAATAATGGGCATACTATTCAAGTGGATTTCAAAGAGGCAAGTAATCGCATGCAGCTTAATGGAAAGACCTTTACCCTTAAACAATTCCATTTCCATGTGCCGAGTGAAAACGTAATTCGAGGTAAATCCTTCCCGATGGAAGCACATTTTGTACACGCAGATAATGAAGGGAATCTTGCTGTGCTTGGTGTGCTCTATGTATTATCAAGTGAAAACCAACGGTTAGCCCCAATTTGGCAAAACTTCCCGCAAAAAGCAGGGGAGAAATATACGCTTAGTACCGCTTTTGACCCAGCAACATTAATTCCGAAAAAACGCGATTACTATCGTTTCAGCGGGTCATTAACCACACCACCTTGTTCTGAAGGTGTAAATTGGTTAGTGTTAAAACACTATGACAACATTAGCCAATCTCAAGTTGAGGCGTTTGCGACTTTGATGAAAGGACACAATAATCGTCCAGTACAACCGATCAATGCACGTGTGATTGTTGAATAA